From Vicinamibacterales bacterium, a single genomic window includes:
- a CDS encoding dipeptidase, producing the protein MSRKNLKFAALLLVSVVAWACSGGTTQSEVAPEPTEQEIVELARGIHERALTIDTHDDIPFNFATEEVDPGVRGDRKVDLPKMREGLLDVGFFIVFVGQTERTAENYEQAKADAMTKFEAIHRMTEEMYPDEIELAYTADDVERIHASGKLVAMIGIENGYVIGQDVSLLEKYHELGARYITLAHGGHNDIADSATPRESEPESEHDGLSEFGEEVVAEMNRLGIMVDVSHIAKQAMLDATAVSQAPVIASHSSTVTINPHPRNMDDEQLLALRDNGGVMQTVALGSFVKVPSPEKQEAVAALREEMGIEGRAGVRNLSDELRADYDRRMAELDEQWPPANVQDFVNHIDHAVGLIGIDHVGISSDFDGGGGIVGWNDASETFNVTLELVRRGYSEGEITQLWGGNLLRVLRDVERVAQELQGETSN; encoded by the coding sequence ATGTCACGAAAAAATCTAAAATTTGCGGCCCTATTATTGGTCAGCGTGGTCGCTTGGGCGTGTAGTGGTGGCACGACCCAAAGTGAGGTCGCACCAGAACCCACGGAGCAAGAGATTGTTGAGTTGGCTCGTGGTATCCACGAGCGGGCACTCACTATCGATACACACGACGATATTCCATTTAACTTTGCGACCGAAGAGGTGGATCCAGGCGTGCGGGGTGATCGAAAAGTCGACTTACCCAAGATGCGCGAGGGTCTTCTCGACGTGGGGTTTTTCATCGTTTTTGTCGGACAAACTGAGCGTACGGCCGAGAATTACGAGCAGGCAAAAGCTGATGCGATGACGAAGTTTGAAGCGATTCACCGGATGACTGAGGAAATGTACCCGGATGAGATCGAGTTAGCCTACACGGCCGATGACGTCGAGCGTATACATGCGAGCGGTAAGCTGGTGGCCATGATAGGTATTGAGAACGGCTACGTTATCGGTCAGGACGTGTCCTTACTTGAGAAATATCACGAGCTTGGAGCGCGTTATATTACGCTCGCGCACGGCGGTCACAATGACATTGCCGACTCGGCAACCCCACGCGAGAGTGAACCAGAATCCGAACACGATGGATTGAGCGAGTTTGGTGAGGAGGTTGTGGCTGAGATGAATCGGCTTGGGATCATGGTTGACGTGTCTCATATCGCGAAGCAAGCGATGCTTGATGCGACAGCGGTATCTCAGGCCCCGGTAATCGCTTCGCACTCTAGTACGGTCACTATTAACCCTCATCCTCGTAATATGGATGATGAGCAACTACTTGCTCTCCGAGACAATGGCGGTGTGATGCAGACCGTCGCCCTTGGTTCGTTTGTTAAGGTGCCGTCGCCAGAGAAACAGGAGGCGGTCGCTGCGCTTCGAGAGGAGATGGGAATTGAGGGACGTGCCGGGGTGCGAAATCTTAGCGACGAGTTACGTGCTGATTATGACCGTCGTATGGCCGAACTTGACGAGCAGTGGCCTCCGGCCAATGTACAGGATTTCGTCAACCACATCGACCATGCTGTCGGGCTGATTGGTATCGATCATGTGGGCATAAGTTCCGATTTTGATGGTGGCGGGGGAATCGTGGGCTGGAACGACGCCAGTGAAACGTTTAACGTCACGTTGGAACTTGTTCGACGCGGGTACAGTGAAGGGGAAATCACGCAACTCTGGGGGGGCAACCTACTTCGAGTACTGCGAGATGTGGAGCGTGTGGCCCAAGAACTGCAAGGTGAAACGTCCAACTAG